The following proteins are co-located in the Bacteroidetes Order II. bacterium genome:
- the lipA gene encoding lipoyl synthase gives MIELPVIQKPLVENVQGKRPDWLRVRLPYGQTFNHVNQIIEDHSLHTVCKSARCPNMGECWSAGTATFMILGDICTRSCGFCAVKTGRALQYELDYDEPRRVAEAAKLMGLRHTVVTSINRDDRKDGGAPIFAETIRLIREYQPGCTVEVLIPDFRGLWDALQLVIDARPELMNHNMETVPRLYRRVRPQANYQRSLEVLRRSKEAGLRTKSGIMVGLGETDEEVVALMKDLVAVGLDVMTIGQYLQPTKMHLPVEAFVHPEKFRWYKEIGEALGLGHVESGPLVRSSYHAERHV, from the coding sequence ATGATTGAACTACCGGTGATTCAAAAGCCGTTGGTGGAAAATGTGCAAGGCAAACGACCGGATTGGCTGCGGGTACGGTTGCCTTACGGCCAAACGTTTAACCATGTCAATCAGATCATCGAAGACCATAGCCTGCACACAGTCTGCAAGAGTGCCCGTTGCCCCAATATGGGGGAATGTTGGAGTGCCGGGACCGCTACGTTTATGATCTTGGGAGATATTTGTACCCGAAGTTGCGGTTTCTGTGCCGTAAAAACAGGTCGGGCGTTGCAATACGAATTGGATTATGACGAACCTCGGCGGGTAGCCGAAGCGGCTAAACTCATGGGGTTGAGGCATACGGTGGTCACCAGCATCAACCGCGACGACCGGAAAGACGGGGGCGCACCCATTTTCGCCGAAACGATCCGGCTGATTCGCGAATACCAACCTGGTTGTACCGTAGAAGTATTAATCCCTGATTTTCGCGGATTGTGGGATGCCCTGCAACTGGTGATTGATGCTCGGCCCGAATTGATGAACCATAACATGGAAACCGTGCCGCGTTTATACCGCCGAGTACGCCCACAGGCCAATTATCAGCGCTCTTTAGAGGTGTTAAGGCGCTCCAAGGAAGCGGGACTCCGAACAAAGAGCGGCATTATGGTGGGTCTTGGCGAAACGGACGAGGAAGTGGTGGCGCTGATGAAAGACTTGGTAGCTGTCGGGTTGGATGTGATGACGATTGGGCAATACCTGCAACCCACCAAAATGCACCTGCCCGTAGAAGCCTTCGTTCACCCAGAAAAATTCCGGTGGTATAAGGAAATAGGCGAAGCATTGGGGCTTGGTCACGTAGAAAGCGGCCCGCTGGTGCGGTCGTCGTATCATGCAGAGCGCCATGTTTGA
- a CDS encoding M28 family peptidase: MKKTILCLLLLPMSAFSQALSDSTQLLQDLRWLSSDILGGRRPDSPGGRAAAQYISAFFASHNLKFFKDEYFHPFTVSRGNASLSGKNVIGYIEGAEQPQIWMVISAHYDHVGTMNNQVYNGADDNASGTAGLLQIAAYFSKNKPKHSILFAAWDAEEMGLQGARAFMQEPAVPVDQIALNLNMDMISRNEQKEMYITGTHPYPFLKSIAEEGTRQSKIQIRYGHDRPEDHGAQNWVSASDHGVFHQAGVPFLYFGVEDHPDYHRPTDDFERIMPSFYFQAVQTILQVAISMDQHLDTVMIHRKEAVAK, from the coding sequence ATGAAAAAAACAATCCTCTGCCTTCTTCTTTTGCCAATGAGCGCCTTTTCACAGGCCTTGTCAGATTCTACTCAGCTGCTTCAAGATCTCCGCTGGCTCTCATCCGACATTCTTGGTGGCCGTCGTCCGGACTCGCCTGGTGGACGAGCAGCGGCCCAGTATATATCGGCTTTTTTTGCCTCTCATAACCTAAAGTTCTTTAAAGACGAATATTTCCATCCATTTACGGTCAGCCGTGGGAATGCGTCCTTAAGTGGGAAAAATGTCATTGGCTACATCGAGGGGGCAGAACAACCCCAAATCTGGATGGTCATCTCCGCGCACTACGACCATGTCGGAACGATGAACAATCAGGTTTATAATGGCGCCGACGACAATGCAAGCGGAACTGCGGGGCTACTGCAAATAGCTGCCTATTTTAGCAAGAACAAACCCAAACACTCAATTCTCTTTGCCGCATGGGATGCCGAGGAGATGGGTTTGCAGGGAGCGCGGGCATTTATGCAAGAACCAGCGGTTCCGGTAGATCAAATTGCCCTCAACCTGAACATGGACATGATTTCTCGAAACGAGCAGAAAGAGATGTATATCACGGGCACCCATCCCTATCCTTTTCTAAAATCCATCGCCGAGGAAGGAACACGGCAAAGCAAGATTCAGATTCGCTATGGACATGACCGGCCAGAAGATCATGGCGCACAAAACTGGGTTTCGGCCTCAGATCATGGTGTGTTTCATCAGGCCGGAGTTCCTTTTTTATACTTTGGTGTGGAAGACCACCCCGACTACCACCGCCCCACTGATGACTTTGAGCGCATCATGCCTTCCTTTTATTTCCAAGCCGTTCAGACGATCCTTCAGGTGGCCATTTCGATGGATCAGCATTTGGATACGGTGATGATTCATCGGAAAGAAGCGGTAGCAAAGTAA
- a CDS encoding TlpA family protein disulfide reductase, whose product MQSAMFERRLRWCWMVLILGSSSSCTSPGALPHLQLRYSSGESINIPNLRGKVVVLDFWASWCGPCVRIMPQLQRLYERYEQHPKVAFVAINHSETPQEAEAFLQRLGIRYPNYYDIDRKTSAYFRVVGLPTTIMLSPKGEIAFIHRGFNPHDDVAALLSREVEALLVP is encoded by the coding sequence ATGCAGAGCGCCATGTTTGAGCGACGGCTTCGTTGGTGTTGGATGGTTCTGATCTTGGGCAGTTCCTCGTCGTGTACGTCGCCTGGCGCATTGCCGCACCTCCAACTTAGGTATTCTTCAGGCGAATCCATAAATATTCCAAACCTTCGTGGAAAAGTGGTGGTCTTGGATTTTTGGGCCTCTTGGTGCGGCCCATGTGTGCGGATTATGCCACAATTGCAACGCCTCTACGAACGCTATGAACAACATCCGAAAGTAGCTTTTGTGGCTATCAATCATTCGGAAACCCCGCAAGAAGCCGAGGCTTTTTTACAACGACTTGGTATTCGGTATCCCAACTATTACGATATAGACCGGAAAACCTCGGCGTATTTTCGGGTTGTAGGTCTCCCAACCACCATTATGCTGTCACCCAAAGGCGAGATTGCATTTATTCACCGTGGTTTTAATCCGCATGACGATGTGGCAGCCTTGCTCTCGCGAGAAGTTGAGGCGCTTCTGGTTCCTTGA
- the yajC gene encoding preprotein translocase subunit YajC translates to MDPNNPFMSFLPLVLIMLVFYFLILRPQQKKEKERKEQINALQKGDEVLTVGGIFGKVTEVAEGHVMVQIDTNVKVRIAKNAVQDVVGKSKN, encoded by the coding sequence ATGGATCCGAACAACCCTTTTATGTCGTTTCTACCGCTGGTACTCATCATGCTGGTCTTTTATTTTCTAATTTTGCGACCACAGCAAAAGAAAGAAAAAGAGCGGAAAGAGCAAATCAATGCCCTTCAAAAAGGGGACGAGGTACTCACGGTAGGGGGCATCTTCGGCAAAGTAACTGAAGTAGCTGAAGGCCACGTGATGGTTCAGATAGATACCAATGTAAAAGTACGAATTGCCAAAAATGCCGTTCAAGACGTCGTCGGTAAATCAAAAAATTGA
- a CDS encoding bifunctional 3,4-dihydroxy-2-butanone-4-phosphate synthase/GTP cyclohydrolase II, translating to MQTNYRFHTISEAIEDIRAGRLVIVVDDEDRENEGDFLGAAEKMTPELINFMATYGRGLICAPITRQRATELELDLMVTENTAIHETPFTISIDYKLAGTTTGISAYDRYATVKALTDVKARPSDFGRPGHIFPLRAVEGGVLRRAGHTEAAVDLVRMAGLYPAGVIVEILNEDGTMARVPQLMDLASQFGMKIITIKDLIAYRMKQEKLVSRIIEVDMPTRFGHFTMVAYEERLTGDNHLAIVKGTWDEGEPVLVRVHSQCVTGDIFGSMRCDCGDQLATALRMIEAEGKGVVLYMKQEGRGIGLINKLRAYQLQEQGMDTVEANLALGFKMDQRDYGIGCQILRNLGVSKLRLITNNPTKRIALSGYGLEIIERVPIEIPPNEVNEQYLRTKRDRMGHEIMNESDSGIHHNQILQDLLG from the coding sequence ATGCAGACCAACTATCGGTTCCATACTATTTCGGAAGCTATCGAAGATATTCGCGCCGGGCGATTGGTGATTGTAGTGGATGATGAAGACCGCGAAAATGAAGGCGATTTCTTGGGGGCGGCTGAAAAGATGACCCCAGAATTAATTAATTTTATGGCCACATATGGTCGGGGTCTTATTTGTGCACCCATTACCCGTCAACGAGCGACGGAATTGGAACTGGACCTCATGGTGACAGAGAATACAGCCATTCACGAAACGCCCTTTACCATTTCAATAGATTATAAACTTGCAGGTACCACCACGGGCATCTCGGCATATGACCGATATGCAACCGTTAAGGCCCTAACCGATGTGAAAGCACGGCCTTCGGACTTTGGTCGGCCAGGTCATATTTTTCCATTGCGGGCAGTAGAGGGCGGTGTATTACGCCGCGCCGGACATACCGAAGCCGCCGTGGATTTGGTCCGTATGGCGGGTTTGTATCCGGCGGGGGTTATTGTGGAAATTCTAAATGAAGATGGCACAATGGCCCGTGTCCCACAACTGATGGATTTAGCGTCGCAGTTTGGGATGAAAATCATCACCATCAAAGACCTAATTGCCTACCGGATGAAACAAGAGAAGTTGGTGAGCCGAATCATTGAGGTGGATATGCCTACGCGCTTTGGACACTTCACCATGGTTGCCTACGAAGAACGGCTTACGGGTGATAATCACCTTGCCATTGTAAAAGGCACATGGGACGAAGGCGAGCCCGTTTTGGTGCGGGTCCATTCCCAATGTGTAACCGGAGACATTTTTGGCTCTATGCGTTGCGATTGCGGAGACCAACTTGCCACAGCATTGCGGATGATTGAGGCCGAAGGAAAAGGCGTGGTGCTCTACATGAAGCAGGAAGGGCGTGGAATCGGATTGATCAACAAACTTCGGGCATATCAGCTACAAGAACAAGGAATGGATACGGTGGAGGCCAATTTGGCACTTGGGTTCAAAATGGATCAACGAGACTATGGCATTGGCTGCCAGATTTTGCGCAACCTTGGGGTAAGCAAACTTCGGCTGATCACCAATAACCCCACTAAACGCATTGCACTTTCGGGTTATGGATTGGAAATTATAGAGCGTGTACCCATCGAGATTCCCCCTAATGAGGTCAATGAACAATACCTGCGCACTAAGCGCGACCGGATGGGACACGAGATAATGAACGAATCCGACTCAGGCATACACCATAACCAGATTTTGCAAGACTTATTGGGGTAG
- a CDS encoding L-lysine 6-transaminase, giving the protein MVHSVSPIFPAEDVHRTLHRHMLADGMPMVLDMSRSQGLYIYDKLTQKRYIDYFTFFASVPLGLNPPEFREDQDFLDRLMDAALNKVSNSDLYTEHMARFVDTFSRVGIPDYLPNLFMISGGALAVENALKAAFDWKVRKNFAKGYRSERGHKVIYFEQAFHGRSGYTMTLTNTDPNKVALFPKFDWCRVVSPHANELPTKGNLDEVIARETIAIAQIKRHFADNPDDIAAIIIEPIQAEGGDNHFRQEFLKALRDLADENEALLIFDEVQTGVGLTGTFWMHEQTGVKPDILVFGKKMQVCGILAGDRIREVRENVFEKHSRINSTWGGSLVDMVRSEKALEVIEQKKLLQNVRHMGSLLMKEIRALADTFEEVENPRGLGLMCAFDLPSTDIREKFRHLCYDNGLIILGCGTRTVRFRTALTIDENGIAEGMGLIQSTLLQLFGR; this is encoded by the coding sequence ATGGTTCATTCTGTATCCCCCATCTTTCCCGCAGAAGACGTACACCGCACGCTACATCGCCATATGCTGGCAGATGGTATGCCGATGGTCTTGGACATGTCGCGCAGTCAGGGTTTGTACATCTATGATAAACTCACCCAAAAACGGTACATAGATTATTTTACCTTCTTCGCCTCGGTACCACTTGGGCTTAATCCACCGGAATTTCGTGAAGACCAAGACTTTTTAGACCGCTTGATGGATGCTGCGTTGAACAAAGTCTCAAACTCGGACCTCTATACAGAACATATGGCCCGCTTTGTAGATACGTTCTCACGGGTGGGTATCCCAGACTATCTCCCCAATCTGTTTATGATTTCGGGAGGGGCACTCGCCGTGGAAAATGCCCTAAAAGCAGCTTTCGACTGGAAGGTGCGGAAAAATTTTGCCAAAGGATACCGCTCAGAGCGAGGGCACAAAGTCATCTACTTTGAACAGGCATTCCATGGGCGTAGTGGTTATACGATGACGCTCACGAATACAGATCCGAACAAAGTGGCCCTTTTTCCGAAGTTCGACTGGTGCCGCGTGGTTTCTCCACATGCCAACGAACTGCCTACAAAAGGGAACTTGGATGAAGTTATTGCTCGTGAAACAATAGCCATTGCCCAAATCAAGCGTCACTTTGCGGATAATCCTGATGATATTGCCGCCATCATCATTGAGCCTATTCAGGCAGAAGGGGGAGACAATCACTTCCGACAGGAATTCTTGAAAGCCTTACGCGATTTGGCAGATGAAAACGAGGCGCTTCTCATCTTTGATGAAGTGCAGACGGGTGTAGGCCTTACAGGCACGTTTTGGATGCACGAACAAACGGGTGTTAAGCCAGATATTCTGGTATTTGGTAAAAAAATGCAGGTTTGTGGTATTTTGGCCGGAGATCGGATACGGGAAGTGCGGGAAAATGTATTCGAGAAACATAGCCGCATCAACTCCACTTGGGGTGGCAGTTTAGTAGATATGGTACGCTCCGAAAAAGCACTTGAAGTGATTGAACAAAAAAAACTATTACAAAATGTCCGGCATATGGGCAGCCTGCTCATGAAGGAAATTCGGGCGTTGGCAGATACCTTTGAGGAAGTGGAAAATCCGCGTGGTTTGGGACTGATGTGTGCTTTTGATTTACCTTCAACTGATATTCGTGAAAAATTCAGACATCTTTGCTATGATAATGGCCTCATTATTTTGGGATGTGGTACGCGTACGGTGCGTTTCAGAACAGCCTTGACAATAGATGAAAACGGTATTGCAGAAGGGATGGGCCTCATTCAGTCCACGCTTTTGCAATTGTTTGGCAGATAA
- the nhaA gene encoding Na+/H+ antiporter NhaA — protein MHPFIHPIKEWSEDGKLSGILLVLATLVSITLTNGALGAAYQQFWQIQVGAGILEKSLGHWINDGLMVLFFFLVGLEIKRELLQGELSDTQKALLPAMAAVGGLVVPALIFTSFNWGSPYMAGWAIPTATDIAFSLGVLSLLGKRVPLALKVFLTALAIIDDLAAILIIAVFYSSGIQFGMLGLAVLVMGGLFLLNKGGVKQMTPYAILGIILWFLILKSGIHATIAGVLLALTIPLGKVEDLEHALHKPVHYGILPVFALANTAILIPFDELGMVFSSLSYGIVLGLMIGKPVGILGMTYLSVKLGLTKQPQNASWYQIAGLGFTAGIGFTMSLFIASLSFSEGAMLNVAKLAILIGSVLSALLGLLILSLAANPAFEDDDKDTFVH, from the coding sequence ATGCACCCTTTTATTCATCCCATCAAAGAATGGTCAGAAGATGGGAAACTATCTGGGATTTTACTGGTGCTGGCTACGTTGGTATCTATTACCCTGACCAATGGCGCTCTCGGAGCGGCCTATCAACAATTTTGGCAGATTCAGGTGGGAGCGGGCATACTCGAAAAATCTCTGGGTCATTGGATTAATGATGGCCTAATGGTCTTGTTTTTCTTTTTGGTAGGACTGGAAATCAAAAGGGAGTTGCTCCAAGGCGAATTGTCGGATACCCAAAAAGCCTTATTGCCTGCAATGGCGGCAGTGGGGGGGTTGGTGGTGCCGGCGCTCATTTTTACAAGTTTTAATTGGGGTTCTCCGTATATGGCTGGCTGGGCCATCCCAACCGCCACCGATATTGCCTTTTCCTTGGGTGTCTTATCCTTGCTTGGGAAACGGGTACCGCTGGCATTAAAAGTTTTTCTAACGGCACTCGCGATTATAGACGATCTTGCGGCCATTCTTATTATTGCAGTGTTCTATTCTTCAGGTATCCAATTTGGGATGTTGGGGCTTGCCGTTTTGGTGATGGGGGGGCTATTTCTCTTGAACAAAGGGGGCGTCAAGCAGATGACTCCCTACGCCATTCTGGGGATAATCCTTTGGTTTCTCATCCTGAAGTCTGGCATTCACGCTACCATAGCGGGGGTTCTATTGGCCCTGACTATCCCGCTTGGAAAGGTAGAAGACTTAGAACATGCGTTACACAAACCCGTACATTATGGAATTCTCCCTGTTTTTGCCTTGGCGAATACGGCGATTTTAATTCCGTTTGATGAATTGGGCATGGTGTTTAGTAGCCTCAGCTATGGCATCGTCCTTGGACTGATGATTGGGAAGCCAGTTGGTATTTTAGGAATGACCTATCTTTCGGTAAAGTTAGGACTTACGAAGCAACCGCAAAATGCTTCTTGGTACCAAATTGCTGGGTTAGGTTTTACAGCTGGTATTGGGTTTACGATGTCGCTCTTTATTGCTTCGCTTTCTTTTTCGGAAGGCGCTATGCTCAATGTGGCAAAACTCGCCATCCTCATTGGCTCGGTATTGTCTGCCCTTCTCGGATTGTTGATTTTATCGTTGGCTGCAAATCCTGCATTCGAAGACGACGACAAAGATACGTTCGTGCATTGA
- a CDS encoding TonB-dependent receptor: protein MRRTFFLLLVFWGVFIALPLAIQAQGLRIVGAVYDASTGLPLKARVFLQPGGQSIYTDERGNYTFSRIRAGNYTLSVNLPSYDPASKTVTVKTADILVDIGLRPIGKVSLSDVPMKPRETANPDIRLVPRPSMPPPSPPMQPTTPDADPVYAIPSPSFVYFSVAQRLQASCPDLWVMPSSGSQSSGLFMAFRNGGGLTATAPPLVFIDGIRLENEEYRFLELGGERVSALTDLKTEDIEEVTCLAGPAASARLGVSAGAGAILLTTRSGKSGETRASYHTDLGQHRLASPFDFSTASNPDVANTGLRNGSIVRHNLRFEGGRDETQYFASGYVGRSDGAMLNDGLRERGARLHLVTQPFPTLRLTAMLAHGQAETGSPQGGASVYGYLLNTTGTNAPYGLADSSLIRRFTTLHEQRRTLAHINVQLEPIPHVFIRGKMGYEGTDLQGEQNRPPNARVGIGLVRRAVISRKSAAFTYEASLRHVYDKPGVFSLSTEAGIRAFDVNAYHLLITKDGFTEGDPTNVGTGRDVIANEEARTGQREMGIFIQEDVTWRSGMRLRLGLAYDDADRIGKEVKWVVFPYARLTYPLNLSFLPKSQSSIYLSYGEAGNLPNALDARGTFWVSVPGGFGNGWVVSSVGNDVLKPERMRELELGFINKWLDKLDFYALIYRQHITDGVVYALPVPSSGLGNVLLPQNGGASVGYGVVARVTSALFRSSEAGIRLTMGLHGQRNRVETLGNTPDIYDANKLNVIKPGLARLSFYAPVVVAAAFDPLTQKYLHPVTTAPGTTYNGKTVDANGNAFLGNAQPAWTSVLELNAQWRNWQMGATVEGAQGVSVYNGSRHFRISENGDQAINIARAQIGLAVRNDVTPLLPGTETYNQAALRVAQADPNFAGNFVERADYIRLSAVQLRYNHTRLHAKRGEGHLKRLTLGLQVTHLGLFSRYSGADPTVRTFGARTYSWGQERFTIPQNRRILFSVGLGL, encoded by the coding sequence ATGAGACGAACTTTCTTTTTACTTTTGGTATTTTGGGGAGTATTTATCGCGCTCCCGCTTGCCATACAAGCACAAGGATTGCGCATAGTTGGTGCGGTATATGATGCCTCTACGGGTCTTCCGCTCAAGGCGCGTGTTTTTTTACAACCCGGTGGGCAAAGTATCTATACGGATGAACGTGGAAACTATACTTTTTCGCGGATACGTGCCGGAAACTATACCCTCAGTGTCAACCTCCCGAGCTACGATCCGGCGAGTAAGACGGTCACGGTCAAAACTGCAGACATTCTGGTGGATATTGGCCTTCGCCCCATTGGAAAGGTCAGTCTGTCCGATGTACCCATGAAGCCACGGGAGACAGCCAATCCGGATATTCGTCTGGTACCAAGACCGTCAATGCCTCCTCCCTCGCCGCCTATGCAACCCACAACACCAGATGCTGATCCGGTCTATGCCATACCCTCCCCCTCATTTGTCTATTTTAGCGTAGCCCAGCGGTTACAAGCGTCTTGCCCCGATTTGTGGGTGATGCCCTCGTCTGGTAGCCAGAGCAGTGGACTTTTTATGGCGTTCCGGAATGGTGGTGGCCTGACGGCGACGGCGCCACCACTTGTTTTTATTGATGGCATACGGTTGGAAAACGAAGAGTATCGCTTTCTGGAACTGGGTGGAGAACGGGTCTCGGCACTTACTGACTTAAAGACTGAAGACATCGAAGAAGTTACTTGTCTTGCTGGCCCGGCTGCATCTGCCCGTTTGGGTGTGTCTGCGGGTGCAGGGGCCATTCTCTTAACAACACGATCCGGTAAATCAGGTGAAACCCGTGCCAGCTATCACACCGATTTAGGGCAACATCGTTTGGCTTCACCTTTTGACTTCTCCACCGCATCGAACCCGGATGTTGCGAATACAGGACTAAGAAATGGGTCTATTGTACGCCACAATCTGCGTTTTGAAGGGGGGCGTGACGAAACACAATATTTTGCAAGCGGCTATGTGGGCCGCTCGGATGGTGCTATGCTTAACGATGGCTTGCGCGAACGCGGCGCTCGTTTACATCTGGTTACCCAGCCTTTTCCTACCTTACGCCTTACTGCCATGCTTGCCCATGGTCAGGCCGAGACCGGATCTCCGCAAGGCGGTGCCAGTGTCTATGGCTATTTGCTTAATACCACTGGAACCAATGCGCCCTATGGTCTTGCGGACAGCAGCCTTATACGACGGTTCACGACATTGCATGAACAACGACGCACCTTGGCACATATAAATGTTCAATTAGAGCCTATTCCCCATGTATTCATTCGTGGTAAAATGGGTTATGAAGGTACCGATTTGCAAGGCGAGCAAAACCGTCCACCCAATGCAAGAGTAGGCATTGGTCTGGTGCGAAGAGCTGTCATCAGCCGAAAATCGGCGGCCTTTACCTATGAAGCCTCCTTACGCCATGTTTACGACAAACCAGGGGTCTTTTCTCTTTCAACAGAAGCTGGAATTCGTGCATTTGATGTTAATGCCTATCATTTATTGATCACCAAAGATGGGTTCACAGAGGGTGATCCCACCAATGTAGGGACAGGTCGTGATGTGATTGCAAACGAGGAAGCACGTACTGGACAACGTGAAATGGGTATTTTTATACAAGAAGACGTGACGTGGCGAAGTGGAATGCGGCTCCGGCTGGGGCTTGCCTACGATGATGCCGACCGAATTGGGAAAGAGGTGAAATGGGTCGTGTTTCCCTATGCCCGTTTGACTTATCCACTAAACCTTTCTTTCTTACCCAAAAGCCAAAGTTCTATTTATCTGTCCTATGGCGAAGCAGGAAATCTGCCCAATGCCTTAGATGCCAGAGGAACTTTTTGGGTGAGTGTGCCAGGTGGGTTCGGTAACGGGTGGGTGGTTTCTTCTGTCGGAAATGATGTTCTTAAACCGGAGCGTATGCGAGAGCTGGAACTCGGATTTATAAACAAATGGCTGGATAAATTGGATTTTTATGCCTTGATCTATCGCCAGCACATAACCGACGGGGTGGTCTATGCCTTGCCTGTACCCTCTTCTGGATTGGGAAATGTTTTATTGCCTCAGAATGGGGGTGCCTCGGTGGGGTATGGTGTTGTTGCACGAGTGACCAGTGCCTTATTCCGGTCTTCTGAAGCCGGAATAAGGCTTACCATGGGCCTTCATGGGCAACGAAACCGCGTAGAAACCCTCGGCAACACGCCGGATATATATGATGCCAACAAGCTCAATGTTATCAAGCCCGGATTGGCACGGCTGTCATTTTATGCACCAGTTGTGGTGGCCGCAGCATTTGACCCACTCACCCAAAAGTATCTTCATCCGGTTACTACTGCACCAGGCACGACCTATAATGGGAAAACGGTGGATGCAAACGGGAATGCTTTTCTGGGAAATGCACAACCTGCATGGACAAGCGTGCTCGAACTAAACGCGCAATGGCGAAATTGGCAGATGGGAGCCACGGTCGAAGGAGCACAGGGCGTCTCGGTTTATAATGGCTCCCGACACTTCCGAATCAGTGAAAACGGTGACCAAGCCATAAATATAGCACGGGCGCAAATCGGATTGGCGGTGCGTAATGATGTTACACCGCTGCTGCCCGGTACAGAAACCTATAACCAAGCAGCACTCCGTGTTGCCCAAGCGGACCCCAACTTTGCCGGAAACTTCGTAGAACGGGCCGATTATATACGGCTTTCGGCAGTGCAATTACGTTATAACCACACCCGCCTTCACGCCAAACGTGGTGAAGGACACCTGAAACGTCTCACGCTGGGCTTACAGGTCACCCATTTAGGGCTGTTCTCTCGCTATAGTGGCGCTGATCCAACGGTTCGCACCTTTGGTGCCCGAACCTATTCCTGGGGACAAGAACGCTTTACCATCCCACAAAACCGTCGTATTTTATTCTCGGTTGGTTTGGGACTTTAG
- a CDS encoding geranylgeranyl reductase family protein, whose amino-acid sequence MNSFDCIIVGAGPGGSTAAACAARAGLSVLLIDKDLFPRDKICGDAISGKSMSVIKRLGMTEALQNSTSLPSWGVTFSGPYGDQVSIPFTKELNKPVAPGYICRREFFDALVFEQAQEAGATIWLQTTFTGLLQENGTIRGITTKAADGTEKQAFAPLVIGADGAYSAVAKSLGMNQLDETHYCGGLRAYYKGVTGFHPQNHVELHFVDEAVPGYFWIFPMPNGEANVGVGMLSSEIKSRKVKLKSLLDKLIAHPRFRDRFTHAEAIGPVKGWGLPLGSRPRTMAGDGWLLLGDAASLIDPFTGEGIGNAMVSGEQAAIWAKKAMDTQRYDAAFLSGYETEVLRILTDELRLSHWMQRLTNWKWLLNTVIAKASRDPKIADTISCMFDDHDQRKQLISPMFYLRLLMA is encoded by the coding sequence ATGAATTCTTTCGACTGTATTATCGTTGGTGCCGGGCCGGGGGGCAGTACGGCGGCGGCATGTGCTGCCCGTGCGGGCTTGAGCGTTTTACTCATAGACAAAGACCTCTTCCCCCGCGACAAAATATGTGGCGATGCGATTTCCGGAAAAAGCATGTCTGTCATCAAACGGTTGGGCATGACAGAGGCCCTACAAAATAGCACCAGTTTACCTTCTTGGGGGGTAACATTCAGCGGACCTTACGGCGACCAGGTGTCTATTCCATTTACCAAAGAGCTTAACAAACCTGTGGCACCGGGCTATATTTGTCGGCGCGAATTTTTTGATGCCTTGGTCTTTGAACAAGCACAAGAGGCGGGGGCTACCATCTGGTTACAAACGACCTTTACAGGCTTGTTACAGGAAAACGGTACTATAAGAGGTATTACGACCAAAGCCGCTGATGGAACGGAGAAACAGGCATTTGCGCCTTTGGTGATCGGTGCCGATGGGGCCTACTCGGCAGTGGCAAAGTCGCTGGGGATGAATCAGTTAGACGAGACCCATTATTGTGGTGGACTGCGGGCGTATTATAAAGGGGTAACAGGCTTTCATCCGCAAAACCATGTTGAATTGCACTTTGTGGACGAGGCCGTTCCTGGTTATTTCTGGATTTTCCCAATGCCCAATGGCGAGGCCAATGTGGGCGTGGGGATGCTGAGTTCGGAAATTAAAAGCCGAAAAGTGAAGTTAAAATCCTTATTAGATAAACTGATTGCCCATCCACGCTTTCGGGATCGGTTTACCCATGCCGAGGCGATCGGCCCTGTAAAAGGGTGGGGCTTGCCACTGGGATCGCGTCCGCGTACAATGGCCGGAGACGGTTGGTTGCTGCTGGGAGATGCCGCCAGTTTAATAGACCCCTTCACCGGCGAGGGTATCGGAAATGCGATGGTAAGCGGCGAACAAGCCGCTATTTGGGCAAAAAAAGCAATGGATACCCAACGGTACGATGCCGCTTTTTTGTCTGGTTACGAAACCGAAGTTCTCCGCATCCTCACCGATGAGTTACGCTTGAGTCATTGGATGCAGCGCCTGACCAATTGGAAGTGGCTGCTCAATACAGTTATTGCCAAAGCCTCGCGGGATCCCAAAATTGCCGATACCATTTCCTGTATGTTTGACGACCATGACCAACGGAAACAACTTATTTCCCCAATGTTTTACCTCCGGTTGCTCATGGCTTAA